Sequence from the Rhodoflexus caldus genome:
TTCCATCATTTGCCCGCCCGATAAATCCAAAGAATATGTCCTGAAACTCTTGGTTAATTACAGTAAATCTCTTGCCCACCATGTCACAATTGAACAAATCAAAACCATACACGATATTTAATCAATCGTGCTACGGACTTTTAGATATAGCTGATAATTCTATAGATGCTCTTATTACCGACCCACCATATGGTATTTCTTTTCAGAATCATGCATGGGACAAGCAATTGCCACAAAAGCAAATATGGTCGGATTGCCTACGCGTATTAAAAAGCGGAGCTTTTGGATTGGTATTCTCCTCCGTAAGGCTTATGCATAGGTTGATGGTAGACTTAGAAGACTGTGGTTTTATTATCAAAGATGTGCTTTTTTGGGTTTATCTAAACGGTATGCCTAAAAGCCGCGATATTGCATTAGATATTGATAAAGAACTTGGCATAGAAAGCAAAGTAGTAGGCAAATATAACTATGTGCAGGGCTACAAAAAAGATGGTGCACAAAATTATTATGCTGATAATACTAAATTTAAATATGAGCCCAGTTCGGAATTAGCTCTTCACTATAAAGGAGCTGGTTTAGGCTTAAAGCCGGCTTACGAACCAATTATTTTAATCCAAAAGCCCATAGAGAAAGGTCTGACTGTTGCACAAAACATCATCAAATACGGTACGGGAGCACTTAATTTAGAAAAAACACGCATTCCCTATGCGCCCGGGGAGAGTAAAGTAGGCCATAACCCTCATCCGGAAGGCAGAGTCAGTGCAAATATCATTAGGACAGATACATTAGAGGATGGATATGATAAGTTTTTTACCATTCCCAAAGTAAGACAACATGCAGAAGAATTTAATAATCACCCTACTTTGAAGCCTGTGGATTTAATGCATCATCTGGTAAAGTTGGTAAGTTTTGATAACCAAATGATATTAGACCCTTTTATGGGTAGTGGCAGCACTGGTGTTGCCTGCATAGCCCTTAATCGTTATTTTGTAGGTTTTGAATTAGAAGAGAACTATTATAAAATTGCACAAAAAAGATTACAAATGGCTGTTCAAAGTAAATCCTCATCTCTATTTTAGCATTTGATATTTACGACAAAATCTAAGTTTTTCATTCATTTATGCGCTTGCAATATTGGCGTAATATCTATGCAAAGAAGTAGAGATAATTGAACAAAAAACATGGTGCAGGAAATAGCCTCTACGATTTTTGTTGCCAAAGTGTTCTTATGCGAGAATATGCACATGTAGTCGACAAAGGTTTTATATGATTGTCTTTTACTAAAATCGGTATCATAGATTGCATAACAACTACTACATCCTGCGATTGCTCACAAGCCTGTTGGCCGAAAAGCTGGCAGGCTTGTCGCTGCTTACCTGTTTCAGCCAATTGAAAGACGAGCTGATATTGGGTTTTGCAGACGAGCACCGTCAGTTTTACATCCGCGCCAACCTCAACCCCGAAGCCTGCTACCTGAGCTTTCCCGAAGAGGTGAGCCGTGCCCGACAAAACAGCATTGAGTTGTTCCGTCCTGTATTGGGTGCACAAGTGGTAGACGTGCGGCAATACCTGAACGAGCGTTGTTTTTCTGTCCACTTCAACAACGGCAGCGCGCTACTCTTTAAGATGCACGGGCAGCGCTCTAACCTGATTCTGTTTGAACCCGACGAAGCGGGTAATCTGATACCCGAAGAACTTTTTCACAACAAACAGGAAAAAGACCGCCTGCTGCGGTTGGAAACATTAGACCGCCCGATTGACCAAAGCCGCGAGGCATTCTTTGCCAATGGTTTGCAAGCTACCTTCCCCACGTTTGACCGCCAAATGGCGGCACTCATTGCAGAAGCGGGCGAAAGCCGCGAGACACAGTGGGAGGCTGTGCAGGAACTTTTGGACTACCTGCAAGCACCTGAATTTTACGTCGCTGCCGAAGGAAGCCGTGCTTCTTTTTCGGTTTTTCCTTCGGAAAACGACACCTATCGCGGTACAGACCTGATAGAAGCACTCAACGAGTATCACTATACCTTTTCGCGCATCTATTATTTTGAGCATGAAAAAGCGGAAGCCATCCGGCAGTTAGAAAAGCAAAAGCACAAAACCGAGCGATTCATCCGACAAGCGGAGGACAAACTGATTGAGTTAGAGTTGGAAAACCGCTACGAAGAAATTGCCAATATCCTCATGGCAAATCTGCATGAGATTCCGCAGCGGGCAAGTTCGGTGCAACTCTTTGATTTCTACCGCAATACCTACACGGAAATCAAGCTGAAAGAAACGCTCAACGCGCAGAAAAATGCGGAAGTCTATTACCGCAAGTCCAAAAATCATAAGATTGAGATTGAGAAACAGCGCGAAGCAATTGCAGCCAAACAGAAAGAACTGCAAAAAATCAATCGCCGAATAGAGGAAATCGGTAAGCAGCAGCGACTCAAAGACCTACGCCGCTACCTGAAAACCGAAGGACTGGCAGGCAAAACCGCCGAAGTACCCGAATTGCCTTTTCGCCGCATGGAAATTGACGGATTTGAGGTGTGGATTGGTAAAAATGCCCGCAGTAACGATTTGCTCACGCAGAAGTATGCCTACAAAGAAGACCTCTGGCTGCATGCCCGCGATGTAAGCGGCTCCCACGTGGTGATTAAATACAAAGCAGGCAAACCCTTTCCGCCGCAAGTGATAGAAAAGGCGGCACAACTGGCGGCGTGGCACTCCAAACGGCGACACGAAACCCTATGCCCCGTTATTTACACCCCCAAAAAATACGTGCGCAAGCCCAAAGGAATGCCCGAAGGCGCGGTTGTGGTGGACAGGGAACAGGTGATAATGGTAGAGCCTGCGGCTGAGGTGTAGCTATTTCAAAACATCTACCGTTACCGACTTGCCCCCCTGAATGGTAAAGCGTTTAAACACCGTGTAAACAGCCCCTTTCGCCTCATTTGCCCGAAAAACGATTTTGTAGTTGCCGGGTTGCATGGCAATGTTGGCGACTTTGCCTTCCAGCGTGTAGTTTTCTATCCATTCCTGCCCTTCGGCGTTGAGTTTGTAGAGCGAGGCGATGCCGCTGTAATAATGGTTCAGCGTCAAAATGCCCGGCTGTTCTATGGGGACTTCGGTGGTTTGTCCCTGCCGAACGGTAACGTTGCGCACAAGCGTTCGCGGCGTGGTGAGTACCTCCACATCGTAGTTGCCCGCCAAATAACGCTGCGAAGTACCGACTTCCTGCACGTAGAGTGTTTCGGATTTGCCCGCCTGTCGGATAATGGCTTTCAAGTTGCCGTATTCTTTCGGGGTTTGCATTTTGAACGTCAGCAGTCCCTGCGGTGCGCGAATGCGGATAACGTTGTGTTTACCGCCTTCAATCTGTACGTCTTTTTTCAGGATGACGGGAATGGTACCCACTTCAATATCGTAGTTAATCACCGGGTCAATCACCAGCGTATCGGTACGCCCGCGAGTGTCGCGGAAGTGAATCAGGTCATAAATCGCCTTTCCCGTAACATTGTTGATGAAGGTCATGTTTACATCTTTCTCTATTGGTTTGTCGGCGGCATCGGTGAGTTCTACCGTAACGGTGGTGCGCCCCAGAATCTGCCGCGAAATAGCCCCCAGAATTGCCTGAAAATCGGCGGCACTGCGGGCATCGTATGCCTTACCGACACAGTTAAAAGCAGCCGTGAAATCCTTTCCGACCCCCAACCCGATGATGAAAGGCTTTAATGCGATACCGTTTTTCTGAAGCCCCAAAGAAATGGCGCAAGGGTCGCCGCCGCAGGCTTCTATGCCGTCAGTAATCATGATAATCACGTTGCGGTAGTTGCCTTCAGGCGGGAAATCTTTAATTGCCTGTTCCAGCGAATAGGCAATCGGGGTAGTGCCTTTGGGTGCAATGCGCGTTAGGGCTGCCTTGATTTGCACATGATTATTGGCTGCAAATCCGACTTCCAATTTGGAATCTGTACAGTTTTTTTGCTTGGAATCAAATTGATGCCCATAGACGCGCAGTGCCATTTCCACGTTCGGATTGCGGCGCAGCGAATCCACAAAAGCCGCAATTTTATCTTTGGCAATATTGATTCTCAAGTCATTATCCCATTTAGAGAGCATACTGCCCGAAGCATCCAG
This genomic interval carries:
- a CDS encoding vWA domain-containing protein — its product is MKTKLLLFFCWLATAAQAQRPQQLMPEKTRLLLVLDASGSMLSKWDNDLRINIAKDKIAAFVDSLRRNPNVEMALRVYGHQFDSKQKNCTDSKLEVGFAANNHVQIKAALTRIAPKGTTPIAYSLEQAIKDFPPEGNYRNVIIMITDGIEACGGDPCAISLGLQKNGIALKPFIIGLGVGKDFTAAFNCVGKAYDARSAADFQAILGAISRQILGRTTVTVELTDAADKPIEKDVNMTFINNVTGKAIYDLIHFRDTRGRTDTLVIDPVINYDIEVGTIPVILKKDVQIEGGKHNVIRIRAPQGLLTFKMQTPKEYGNLKAIIRQAGKSETLYVQEVGTSQRYLAGNYDVEVLTTPRTLVRNVTVRQGQTTEVPIEQPGILTLNHYYSGIASLYKLNAEGQEWIENYTLEGKVANIAMQPGNYKIVFRANEAKGAVYTVFKRFTIQGGKSVTVDVLK
- a CDS encoding NFACT RNA binding domain-containing protein — translated: MHNNYYILRLLTSLLAEKLAGLSLLTCFSQLKDELILGFADEHRQFYIRANLNPEACYLSFPEEVSRARQNSIELFRPVLGAQVVDVRQYLNERCFSVHFNNGSALLFKMHGQRSNLILFEPDEAGNLIPEELFHNKQEKDRLLRLETLDRPIDQSREAFFANGLQATFPTFDRQMAALIAEAGESRETQWEAVQELLDYLQAPEFYVAAEGSRASFSVFPSENDTYRGTDLIEALNEYHYTFSRIYYFEHEKAEAIRQLEKQKHKTERFIRQAEDKLIELELENRYEEIANILMANLHEIPQRASSVQLFDFYRNTYTEIKLKETLNAQKNAEVYYRKSKNHKIEIEKQREAIAAKQKELQKINRRIEEIGKQQRLKDLRRYLKTEGLAGKTAEVPELPFRRMEIDGFEVWIGKNARSNDLLTQKYAYKEDLWLHARDVSGSHVVIKYKAGKPFPPQVIEKAAQLAAWHSKRRHETLCPVIYTPKKYVRKPKGMPEGAVVVDREQVIMVEPAAEV
- a CDS encoding DNA-methyltransferase; the protein is MSQLNKSKPYTIFNQSCYGLLDIADNSIDALITDPPYGISFQNHAWDKQLPQKQIWSDCLRVLKSGAFGLVFSSVRLMHRLMVDLEDCGFIIKDVLFWVYLNGMPKSRDIALDIDKELGIESKVVGKYNYVQGYKKDGAQNYYADNTKFKYEPSSELALHYKGAGLGLKPAYEPIILIQKPIEKGLTVAQNIIKYGTGALNLEKTRIPYAPGESKVGHNPHPEGRVSANIIRTDTLEDGYDKFFTIPKVRQHAEEFNNHPTLKPVDLMHHLVKLVSFDNQMILDPFMGSGSTGVACIALNRYFVGFELEENYYKIAQKRLQMAVQSKSSSLF